The Pseudomonas sp. B21-023 genomic interval GAACTCATCTCGCGCTGGAAGCCGTTCATCACCGACAACACCGTGATCATGGCCAGCACGCCGAGCGACAGGCCGATCATCGAGGTCATGGAGATGAACGAGATGAAGTGGTTGCGGCGCTTGGCACGGGTGTAGCGGGCACCGATGAACAAGGACAAGGGTCTGAACATGAACGGGAACACCCAAGTAGAAAAAGAACCGGGGCCGCCTCACGGGGCCCCGCGCAAGCGACTCAGATCGCCACCAGGTGCCCGTCTTCCAGGCTCAGCACACGGTCCATCTGGCGCGCCAGGTTGAGGTCGTGGGTCACTACCAGGAAGGCGGTCTGCGAGTGGGTCGACAACTCGCGCATCAGTTCCTGGATGCCCTGGGCGGTGTGGTGGTCGAGGTTGCCGGTGGGCTCGTCGAGCATCACCAGGCCGGGGCGGTTGACCAGGGCGCGGGCAATCGCCACGCGCTGGCGCTCACCACCGGACAGCTCGGCCGGCTTGTGATTGAGGCGGTGGCCCAGGCCGACGCGCTTGAGCAGCGCCTCGGCGCGCTCGCGGGCCTCGCTGATCGGGGTCTTGCCGATCAGCAGCGGCATGCAGGCGTTCTCCAGGGCGGTGAACTCTGCCAGCAGGTGGTGGAACTGGTAGACGAAGCCCAGCGCGCGATTGCGCAGCAGGCCGCGGGCCCGCTCGCCCAGTGCCGACAGCTCTTCGCCGGCCAGCCAGACACTGCCCTGCGTCGGCGTGTCGAGACCGCCCAGCAGGTTGAGCAGCGTACTCTTGCCCGAACCCGAGCTGCCGACGATGGCCACCCGCTCGCCCGGGTGCAGTTCGAGGTTCAACCCTGACAACACCTGCACCGACTCCGGGCCTTCCTCGTAGCTCTTGCCCAGGTTGCGGCAGCTCAACACGGCTTTATCACTCATGCGCGACTCACTCATAACGTAGCGCCTCTGCAGGCTGGGTGCGCGAGGCGCGCCAGGCCGGGTACAGGGTGGCGAAGAAACTCAGGACCAGCGCCGCACCGCAGACCATGTACACGTCCTGGGCCTGGATCTGCGACGGCAGGTAATCGATGAAGTACACGTCGGCATTGAGGAACTTGTGCCCGATCAGGGCTTCGATGCCGGCGATGGCCGCGCTCACGTTGAGCGCGCCGAGGATGCCCAGCACCGCGCCGATCAGCGTGCCGACCACGCCGATCACCGTGCCCTGGACCATGAAGATGGCCATGATCTGCCCGGGCGTGGCACCCAGGGTGCGCAGGATGGCGATGTCGCCGCGCTTGTCGTTGACCACCATCACCAGGGTGGAAATGATGTTGAACGCCGCCACCGCGACGATCAGCAGCAGCAGCAGGCCGATCATGGATTTCTCCATGCGGATTGCCTGGTACAGGTTGCCGTGGGTGCGGGTCCAGTCCCGCGGATAGTACTCCTGCTCGCCCAGCTGCTGGGCAATGGCCCAGGTGGCGCGGGGGGCCTGGAACAGGTCGTCGAACTTCAGGCGCACGCCCTGGACCTGGTCGGCCTTCCAGCGATGCAGGCGCGACAGGTCGGCGATGTTGGTCAGGCCCAGGTAGCCGTCGATCTCGCCGGCACCGACATGGAAGGTGCCGACCACGGTGAAGCGCTTCATGCGCGGGAACATCCCCGCCGGGGTCACGCTGACCTCGGGGGCGACGAAGGTCAGCTTGTCGCCGATGGCCACGCCCAGCTTCTGTGCGGCCTTGTCGCCGATCATGATCCCCCACTCGCCCGGCGCCAGCTTGTCGAGGCTGCCGTCGAGGACGAACTTGTCGATGATCGACACCTCGCGCTCGCGGGCCGGGTCGATGCCGTTGAGCAGCACCTTCTGCACCTTGCCCTCATGGGTCAGCAGGCCCTGCATCTGGGTGAAGGGCGCGACCGCCAGCACCTGCGGATTCTGCTTTACTTTAGAGGCGAGGGCCTGCCAGTCGTCGATCGGCTGACCGGTCTCCAACGTGGCGTGAGGGATCATACCCAGCACGCGGGTACGCATCTCGTGGTCGAACCCGTTCATCACCGACAGCACCACGATCATCACCACCACGCCCAGGGCGAGGCCGATCATCGAGGTGAGCGAAATGAACGAGACGAAGTGATTGCGGCGCTTGGCACGGGTGTAGCGCGTACCAATGAATACGAATAGAGGTCTGAACATGTCGGGGCTTGTTCGGATGAAAGGGAACGTCCTTGTGGCGAGGCGCCTACGGCGGCTTTACACTCGGACCACCGCCGTAACCTTGGGTTCGCCATGACGACATTAGACGAAGAAGATCGCCGCGAATACTACCGCATCGAAGATCGGATCGCACTTCAAATCAGCCCCCTCAGCGCGGCCGAAGCCCTTGAGACAGAACTGTTGCAGGATGATTCGGAGCTGTTCAACCTGCTCAGCGAGCTGCACCTGTCGGACTTCGAGTCGCAACACCTGCTGCGCCAGTTGAGCGAGAAGGACCGCACCCTGGCCGCCTTCCTGCGCGCCCAGAACAAACGCCTCGACCTGCTCAGCGCCGTGGTCGCGCAAACCTTGATCGGCGAAATCGGCCAGCCGATGCCGGTGATCATCTCCGAAGGCGGCATCGAGTTCGCCCAGGCGCAGAAGATCGCGCCCGGCACCCGGGTCAAGGTGAAGATGGTGCTGATGCCCCGTGCCCATGGCCTGCTGCTGCGCGGCCGGGTCACCCATTGCGACCCGCGCCCGGACGGCGACTTCGAGGTCGGCACCGAATTCATCGACATGACCGACGCCCAGCGCCAGCTCCTGGCCCGCTACATCCTGCAGCGCCAGCAACAGCAACGGCGCCAGGCGCTGGAGCAGAACGAGCCGGACGCATAAGCCCTTTTTCCCTGATTTGAAGGAACGAACGTGACCCTGATCTATGGCCACCGCGGCGCCAAGGGCGAAGCACCCGAGAACACCCTGCAGAGTTTCCGTCAGTGCCTGTCCCATGGCGTGGACCGCTGCGAACTCGACCTGCACCTGTCGGCCGACAACGAGCTGATGGTGATCCACGACCCGACCCTCAAGCGCACTACCGGCAGGCGCGGCAAGGTAGTCGAGCACACCGCCGCCGAGCTGGTGACCTACGACGCCCGCAAGGGAGGGCCGGGCCATGTACAGCCCTGCCACATCCCACGGCTCGAGGAACTGTTCGAGAAGTGCCCGTTCGAGCATTGGCAACTGGAGGTCAAGAGCGCCTCGCGCACCCGCGCCGCCAGCACGGTGCTGGCGATCCGCGAACTGGCCCTGCAGCACGGCCTGCTGGACAAGGTGACCATCACCTCGAGCTCACGGGAAGTGCTCGGCGCCGCCCAGGAGCTGGTGCCCGACGTGAAACGCGGGCTGGTCGCCGAGTACGCCTGGCTCGACCCGTTGAAGGTCGCGCAGAACTACGGCTGCGAGATGCTGGCGTTGAACTGGACGCTGTGCACCCCCGAGCGCCTGATCAAGGCGCAGCGCCAGGGTTTGCACGTGTCGGTGTGGACGGTCAACGAACCGGCACTGATGCGCCGGCTCGCTGACTTTGGCGTGGACAGCCTGATTACAGACTTTCCCGGTTTGGCCAGGACCACCCTCGGGTAGGGCTGAAATCGGTCTCCCCGACCGGCTCAGGCCACCGGTCGGAGCCGCTCAAAAAAGCCGGTTCAGACCATCATAGGCGGCTACCCGATAGGCCTCGGCCATGGTCGGGTAGTTGAAGGTGGTGTTGACGAAGTATTTCAGGTTGTTCTGCTCGCCCGGCTGGTTCATCACTGCCTGGCCGATGTGGACGATCTCCGAGGCCTGGTAGCCGAAGCAGTGCACGCCGAGGACTTCCAGGGTCTCGCGGTGAAACAGGATCTTCAGCATGCCTTGCGGCTCGCCGGCGATCTGTGCGCGGGCCATGCTCTTGAAGAAGGCCTTGCCCACTTCGTAGGGCACCTTGGCCTGGGTCAGTTCCTGCTCGTTCTTGCCGATCGAGCTGATCTCCGGAATGGTGTAGATGCCGGTCGGCACGTCGTTGACGAAGCGCCAGCTGCCGTTGTCGACGATGCTGCCGGCCGCCGAGCGGCCCTGGTCGTGGGCGGCGCTGGCCAGGCTCGGCCAGCCGATCACATCACCGGCACCGTAGATGTTCGGCACGCTGGTGCGGTAGGTCTCGTCGACCTCGATCTGGCCACGGCTGTTGACCTTGATACCGATGTTCTCCAGGCCCAGCTTGTCGGTGTTGCCGGTACGGCCATTGCACCACAGCAAGGCGTCGGCCTTGATCTTCTTGCCCGACTTCAGGTGCAGGATCACCCCGTTGTCCAGGCCCTCGACACGGTCATACTCCTCGTTGTGGCGCACGGTGATGTTGTTGTTGCTGAAGTGGTAGCTCAGCGCCTGGGAAATCTCCGAATCCAGGAAGCTCAGCAGCTGGCCGCGGTTGTCGACCAGTTCCACCAGCACACCCAGGCCGCTGAAGATCGAGGCGTATTCGCAACCGATCACCCCGGCGCCGTAGACGATCAGCTTGCGTGGGGTATGGCTGAGGCTGAGGATGGTGTCGCTGTCATAGACGCGCGGGTGGTGGAAGTCGATGTCGGCCGGGCGGTATGGGCGCGAGCCGGTGGCGATGATGATGTGCTTGGCGTTGAGCTTCTCGACCACGCCGTTGGGGCAGACCACTTCGACGGTCTGCTCATCGGCGAAGCTGCCGGTGCCGACGAACACATCGACGCGGTTGCGCGCGTAGTAGCCGGTGCGCGAGGCGACCTGCTTGCTGATGACCTTCTCGGCGCTCTTGAGCACATCAGGGAAGGAGAACCAGCGAGGTTCGCCGATGGCGCGGAACATCGGGTTGGTGTTGAACTGCATGATCTGCCGCACGGAGTGACGCAGCGCCTTGGACGGGATGGTGCCCAGGTGGGTGCAGTTGCCACCGACCTGGCGACGGCTGTCGACCATGGCCACCTTGCGCCCTGCTTTGGCGGCGTTCATTGCCGCGCCCTCTCCGGCCGGGCCGGAACCCAGCACCACTACGTCGTAGTTGTAGACAGCCATGCGTACTCCTTCAGAACTGGCCCGCCGGCCGGATGGCCGCGGG includes:
- the lolD gene encoding lipoprotein-releasing ABC transporter ATP-binding protein LolD, encoding MSDKAVLSCRNLGKSYEEGPESVQVLSGLNLELHPGERVAIVGSSGSGKSTLLNLLGGLDTPTQGSVWLAGEELSALGERARGLLRNRALGFVYQFHHLLAEFTALENACMPLLIGKTPISEARERAEALLKRVGLGHRLNHKPAELSGGERQRVAIARALVNRPGLVMLDEPTGNLDHHTAQGIQELMRELSTHSQTAFLVVTHDLNLARQMDRVLSLEDGHLVAI
- a CDS encoding lipoprotein-releasing ABC transporter permease subunit, coding for MFRPLFVFIGTRYTRAKRRNHFVSFISLTSMIGLALGVVVMIVVLSVMNGFDHEMRTRVLGMIPHATLETGQPIDDWQALASKVKQNPQVLAVAPFTQMQGLLTHEGKVQKVLLNGIDPAREREVSIIDKFVLDGSLDKLAPGEWGIMIGDKAAQKLGVAIGDKLTFVAPEVSVTPAGMFPRMKRFTVVGTFHVGAGEIDGYLGLTNIADLSRLHRWKADQVQGVRLKFDDLFQAPRATWAIAQQLGEQEYYPRDWTRTHGNLYQAIRMEKSMIGLLLLLIVAVAAFNIISTLVMVVNDKRGDIAILRTLGATPGQIMAIFMVQGTVIGVVGTLIGAVLGILGALNVSAAIAGIEALIGHKFLNADVYFIDYLPSQIQAQDVYMVCGAALVLSFFATLYPAWRASRTQPAEALRYE
- a CDS encoding PilZ domain-containing protein; protein product: MTTLDEEDRREYYRIEDRIALQISPLSAAEALETELLQDDSELFNLLSELHLSDFESQHLLRQLSEKDRTLAAFLRAQNKRLDLLSAVVAQTLIGEIGQPMPVIISEGGIEFAQAQKIAPGTRVKVKMVLMPRAHGLLLRGRVTHCDPRPDGDFEVGTEFIDMTDAQRQLLARYILQRQQQQRRQALEQNEPDA
- a CDS encoding glycerophosphodiester phosphodiesterase family protein, giving the protein MTLIYGHRGAKGEAPENTLQSFRQCLSHGVDRCELDLHLSADNELMVIHDPTLKRTTGRRGKVVEHTAAELVTYDARKGGPGHVQPCHIPRLEELFEKCPFEHWQLEVKSASRTRAASTVLAIRELALQHGLLDKVTITSSSREVLGAAQELVPDVKRGLVAEYAWLDPLKVAQNYGCEMLALNWTLCTPERLIKAQRQGLHVSVWTVNEPALMRRLADFGVDSLITDFPGLARTTLG
- the sthA gene encoding Si-specific NAD(P)(+) transhydrogenase — translated: MAVYNYDVVVLGSGPAGEGAAMNAAKAGRKVAMVDSRRQVGGNCTHLGTIPSKALRHSVRQIMQFNTNPMFRAIGEPRWFSFPDVLKSAEKVISKQVASRTGYYARNRVDVFVGTGSFADEQTVEVVCPNGVVEKLNAKHIIIATGSRPYRPADIDFHHPRVYDSDTILSLSHTPRKLIVYGAGVIGCEYASIFSGLGVLVELVDNRGQLLSFLDSEISQALSYHFSNNNITVRHNEEYDRVEGLDNGVILHLKSGKKIKADALLWCNGRTGNTDKLGLENIGIKVNSRGQIEVDETYRTSVPNIYGAGDVIGWPSLASAAHDQGRSAAGSIVDNGSWRFVNDVPTGIYTIPEISSIGKNEQELTQAKVPYEVGKAFFKSMARAQIAGEPQGMLKILFHRETLEVLGVHCFGYQASEIVHIGQAVMNQPGEQNNLKYFVNTTFNYPTMAEAYRVAAYDGLNRLF